GGCCTCGAGGTCCGCCGGGGCCTGGTCAGCCCCACGGGGGCCCGCCGCTTCGGCGTGGTCTGCGACGAGGCCGGCACCGTCGACGTCGCGGCCACCGAGGGGGTACGGGCCGAGCTGCGCCAGGGACGTCCGGACCCACTGCCCACGTTCGACATGGGACCGCCGATGGAAACCATCCTGGACCGGTGCCTGGAGGAGACCGGTCTTCCTGCTCCTCGGCCACCTGTCGCCCGATGAGCCCCGTGCCGGACAGCAGCGACAACGGATTCGGGGGCGCGCTCCTGCCCGGCGCCCGTCCCGCGGTGCTCGTCATCGACCTGATGCGGGCCTACTTCGACCCGGCCAGCCCACTGTGCCTGCCGTCCGCGGACTGCCTGCAGTCGGCTGGCCGGGTCATCGCCGCAGCCCGCGACCACCGGGTTCCCGTGCTGCACACCCGCGTCGCGTACGGGCCCGGCGGTGTCGACGGAGGCCTGTTCGTCCGGAAGGTCACCGCCCTTCAGCAGCTCTTCTCCGGCGGTGGCGCGATGGGTGAGCTGATGCCGCAGGTCTCCCCCGCCGAGGATGAACTGGTGCTGGTCAAGCAGTACGCCAGCGCCTTCTTCGGCACGTCGCTGGCCTCCACCCTGCGGGCGGAGCGCATCGACACCGTCGTGCTGGTCGGCGTGAGCACGAGCGGTTGTGTCCGTGCCACGGCGGTGGACGCGATCCAGCACGGCCTCGTCCCGCTGGTGGTCTCCGAAGCGGTGGCGGACCGCGCCCCCGGCCCGCACGAGGCGAGCCTGTACGACCTGCAAGCCAAGTACGCCGAGGTGATCAGCGAGGCCAGGGCCGTCGCGTACCTGTCGGAGGAGCGATGACAGTCATGGTCGACATCGTCGAGGTCTCGCCCCGTGACGGCCTGCAGAACGAGGCGACGCTACTCACCACCGCCGACAAGGTGGAACTCACCGAGCGGGCGGTACGCGCGGGAGCCCGGCGAGTGGAGGTGACCAGCTTCGTCAACCCCGCCCGCGTTCCGCAGATGGCGGACGCGGACGAGCTGATGGCCGCGCTCCCCCGCCACGACGGCGTCCGATACGCGGGCCTGGTGATGAACCGCCGCGGCCTGGACCGAGCTCTGGCTGCGGGGGTCGACGAGATCAACGTCGTCGTCGTGGCCACGGACACCTTCTGCGGCCGCAACCAGGGCATGACCACCGCCCAGGCCTGTGACACGGCCGCGGTGCTGGTGCAGGCGGCTCGCGAGGCAGGGGTGTTCACGACGGTGACAGTGGGTGCCTCGTTCGGATGCCCGTTCGAAGGCGAGGTCCCGCCGAACCGGCTGCGGGAGGTGCTCGCCCGGGTGCGGGACGTGGGTCCGGACGAACTGGCCCTCGCCGACACCATCGGAGTGGCCGTACCCTCCGACGTCACCGAACGGCTGACGCTCGCCCGGGAGATCACGCAGTCCCGCACACCGCTGCGGCTGCACCTGCACGACACCCGGCACACCGGCGTGGCCAACGCGGTCGCGGCAGTCCAGGCGGGCGTCACCACCCTCGACGCCAGCATCGGCGGAACAGGCGGTTGCCCGTTCGCACCTGCGGCGACCGGAAACGTCGCCACCGAGGATCTCGTCTACCTCTTCGACCGGATGGGGCGGCCCACCGGCCTGAATCTGGAGGAACTCACCTCGGCCGTCTCCTGGCTGCAACGGAGGCTCGGGAAGCAACTCCCCGGCGCTCTGCTCCGGGCGGGCGGTTTTCCCGCCTGAGCCCGGCCCGGACGCTGGACCAGCTGTCACACGCCCGCCAGTGCGCCCCACCAGGTGGTGGGGCGCACTGCGGCGACGACCTACCGGTTGCCGCCCTGGTCGTGTGGGACGGTGACGGCGACGGTGCAGCCGACCGGCCGTCCGATCTCGTCATGGCCGGTGTACGTGAGGTGGTACACCCGGTCCCCCGCGTTGCCGGCTCGTTCGGCCCGTAGCCTGCCGCTCGTGTCCGGCGTGCCAATGGCGAATCCGCTGACGTCCGCGGCGTCACCCCCGGTCACGCTGGCCAGGGTGAACGCGTTCGGGCCGAGCACCCCGTCGTGCAGGTCCACGGTGACGTTGACGTCGACCAGCTTGTGGTTCGGCGGCCACAGAACCGGTCGGTCCGGCACACAATCGAGCTGCCGTACGGGGAGTGGGTTCGCCAGGGTTGCGGTGGCGTGTCCGATGGTCGCGGTGAGCCGGCCGCCTGCTTCGTAGTACATGTGCGCGGTACGCCCGTCGAAGTAGAACGTCGGCGCGGCCGAACGGCCGAGGTCGGGCGCGGCGGACATCGAGTCGTGCACGACGCCGAGGTGAATCTCCTGGTCGAAGTCCTGCCCGACGTCCACCGCGTGCATGTTGCCGTCGGCGGCGTGGTAGATCACCAGGTTGCGGCCGTCCCAGCGCAGGAAGAACGGTCCAGAGGCGTTCGGGCCTTCGATGCCCTGCGGAGTCACGATCGGTTCCGGCTGCATGGCCCAGGTCCGCGCGTCGTTGGAGACCGCCCAGCGGATCCGCCGCGACACTGGCCCGGTCGGTCCCGGCAGCGCAGCGGTCGG
This portion of the Micromonospora zamorensis genome encodes:
- a CDS encoding isochorismatase family protein, with amino-acid sequence MSPVPDSSDNGFGGALLPGARPAVLVIDLMRAYFDPASPLCLPSADCLQSAGRVIAAARDHRVPVLHTRVAYGPGGVDGGLFVRKVTALQQLFSGGGAMGELMPQVSPAEDELVLVKQYASAFFGTSLASTLRAERIDTVVLVGVSTSGCVRATAVDAIQHGLVPLVVSEAVADRAPGPHEASLYDLQAKYAEVISEARAVAYLSEER
- a CDS encoding hydroxymethylglutaryl-CoA lyase, coding for MTVMVDIVEVSPRDGLQNEATLLTTADKVELTERAVRAGARRVEVTSFVNPARVPQMADADELMAALPRHDGVRYAGLVMNRRGLDRALAAGVDEINVVVVATDTFCGRNQGMTTAQACDTAAVLVQAAREAGVFTTVTVGASFGCPFEGEVPPNRLREVLARVRDVGPDELALADTIGVAVPSDVTERLTLAREITQSRTPLRLHLHDTRHTGVANAVAAVQAGVTTLDASIGGTGGCPFAPAATGNVATEDLVYLFDRMGRPTGLNLEELTSAVSWLQRRLGKQLPGALLRAGGFPA